The sequence CAGCGCCCCCGTAAACGCCAGCCCACTTAAACGCCTCTTGCGTTATGGATTGGACGTTATAAAACTTTTCCGCTTCACGAATGGCTGTGGAGTCATCAGATGAGAACTCGCGCCACTCTCGCGTAGCGTCATCAACTGGATAATCAATAATCGCCCGCGCTATCCAGTTTTCGACGTATGCCGCTTCCAACTCCGTAAAATCCTGCATCACGCCAAACATGAACCGGTTGAACATGCGGCGATCGCGACCGGTTCCCATCCCTGTCATGACGTTAGCTAGGCCATCACTGGTCACGCGCAGACCGTCAGACGTTGCGCGGACGCGTAGTTTTTCGGTCATAGTTAAACCCATCCCCACCCGGCGCCAGCGCCGGAGATCAATTCGATATCAATCGCATCCATAAATGTATCCAGGATGTCATCATTTTTGTGGCTATCGTCTGCTGAGAAGTCGGCGCATTCGGCCAGCGCCGGCATAACCCAGTCGGTTTTTGCCGCTACCGTGCCATCTTCGTAATAAATCTGATCAATCCGCTGTCCGTCATCCGTCATCAACGCAGGAATGAACACCTTCCCGGTTTTCATCTGAGGGACGACATTAAGGCAACGGATCAGTTTGTTCTGGCCGGCACCGCGGGGAATTTCCAGCACAGGGATACTTTTGCGCTTTTTCAGTGTAGTAATCAGCCCTTGGCCGGCCTGCTTGTCCTCAATTCCCATGTGCCTTAATGGCGCAGGCTTTTTGCGGTTAAATGGCTTCCACTTTTCCCACAGTTCTATCGCTTTGCTCAGCAAGTCTTCCGGATCCCATTTCCCGCGCACGCTATCGATGAGATAGAGGTTGCCGTCAACACCCATCCCCACCAGAGAAAACACAGTGTAATCGTTGTAATCCTCGACCTTGCCGGAATTGGTATCCACATATACAGCGCGATGCGTAAGCTGCGGCAGATGCGTGTAGCGCTTAAACCAATCGGTATCAATCAGATTTCCCGTCAGCGCGCGAGGCCGCTGCATATACTGAGAGAGAAACGTGTATTCGTCGCTTTCCCAAAGGCGCATTAAATCGCCGACATATTCGTTAACCGGCCAGTAAGACCAATAACGAACGCCGCCGACAACGACGCTTTCGGTGTCTTTTACGGAAAACCAACACATCGCGCGCCAGGGTTCAGGCAAAGAGTCAATGTATTCTTCGCTAACTAGTGCAGGGATTGTGACGTGGTGGAAATCGACACCCATACCACCAGACAGCATGAATCCCGTAGCGTCTTCGGTATGCAATCTTTGCTGAATGCTGACGAATGGCGTCGGGTGGTCTTTGGATTTATCGCCACGGCGAGACCGGATAGTGTTGACCAGCATCCTGTTTGCATTATCGCGCCGTGAGGCCGAAAACATATCTTCTGGTTTATTGTAATCGTCCAGGCACACAAATCCTGAAAAATCAGGGCCGGGATACCCGGCACGTCCACCAGTAATTTGCCCACCACTAGATCGCGAAACGGTTTGCCCGACAGATCGCCTTTTGGTATCTATAACCTCCCATTCTTCAGCCTGATTAACACCAAAACCACAGGGCCATAATTCCTGATATTCACGGCTGGCAATGATGTCGCGCGTACGTCGGCTATTACGCTTAACCAGAGTGTCGGCAAAAGAAATATTGAGATTACGAAATCGGCGTAATCGCTTAATTTGCACCAACGTATTGATATACGCTGGCAAATGAACAGAGAAAAATTCTGTCTTTGTTCCACCAGGTGGAATATTTACTATGAGATTGCGAGGGCGTAGCTTTCCGTTAATTAATTCATCAATCTTGCTGGACATCAACCGGTGGTGCCAGTTGACCATCATTCTTTCGCCCTGTAGTACCTCAAACCACAAACGCGTGAAATTCAGGAATGATTTTTCAGACTTGGATTTCAGGGCTACCCGCGCCGGGAAGTCTAAGTCTTCCCATTCCAGCAAATTAGCCATGATAATCCTCAGTCTAAATCAGGTAGGTTTTTCTCCAGCGCTTGTTGTGCCTTGGCGTAGTCTTCCGGCGTGTAGTTCACCTGGTTTATCGGGCCACCATCAGCGCCGGTCAATTCCGTGCGGTTTTTTAGCATGCCCAGATGCTGGGCCACCATCTTCAACGCGTCATCCTGATTACGAGTGATAACCTCTAAACCGAACTTACCCTCTTTGACGCCAGCGTATAATCGGCGAGCCGCGCCGCGTAAATCACGCGTGTCATGGAAATAGGAACGACTGACGCCCATGCCATTACAGCGCGGACATTCTGGGTTCGGATCGAGTTGAGCGTCAAAACCGTAGCCGCCGTTATCAAGCGGTTCACGTTTTTTACTTTCCAGCGCCTTTAGCCTAGCCTCCTCAAACTCTACCGCGTCCTGCCACTGGTACTGAAAACCAAATCCCCAGCAGTGGCGACAACAAAGGCGGCGCAGTTCGGTAATCTGGTTCGCATCGGCGGTTGCAATTTCCCACCACATCTTCAACACGTCATCTTGTGTGATTTGGGTGCGGCGTTCTCTCGCGTCGAGTGCGTCACGAATGGCCCGGCTAACCTTAAAATTCCTATAAAGGATCGAAGCAGCAACGTAAGCCTGTTGCCCTTCGCATTTATACCCAGCACGCTTATACGCGGCGACTCTGTTCAGATCCTTAAGGTACTCATTCACAAAGCGAGCCTGCATGTCATTAAGCCCGTACTCATCGGGGTTTAGCATCCATTCTGCGTCAGAGTTTTCAATTTTCGGGCAACTGGAATCAATTTGATTTTTAATTTGAGGAATTGTTTTTTTTGCGCACTTTTCCTTTTGCGCAGTGCGCAATTTCTTCCGCGCAGTTTTTTGCGCAGTTTGCAAATAAGGTTTTTTGATGTATCGACGAGCGGTAGCGTAGTTCAGTCCCTGCGCTTCACACCAATCCTTCGGTGATACGCCTGTATCGGCATGCTCGGACAGGAACCGCTGCTGAAGCTTGCCCCAGTCCGGTTTTGCCATGATGATTTCCTGTATTAAAAGCCATTACGATAGGTCTACCTATGGTGATGGCAATAAAACGGTTTTGCAGCATTGTCACTCTTCACAGAGTTACGCCGCCACTTCTCGTCTGTTCCGAGCCGTCAAGATTGATCACCTCCAGGGTTAGCAATCTATTCCTTGTCGGGGGAATTTGTTATTTCTCTACCACTGCCAACTCAAGCTGATATGCGATAGCAGCCAGAGGACGAACTCAATAGCAGCCCATCCAACGACGGCGCACAGAATCCCCAGCAGGATAAATGCCGTATTCAAGTCACGGTCGAACATTGCCGTCTCCTGTTATCGCATCATAGGCCCGTTCGCACGTCAGGCCCGCTACTCTGGCCCGGTCAGCGTACGCTGCCAGCTCTCCCGCTCTGTCGTCAGCGCGCTGGAGCACGTCGGCGAGCAATATTGCGGTACTGGCTTTTGTCGCGCCTGTTGCGGCAGTTGCGGATATGCGGCCGGTTTCACTTGCTGCGAGTTGGCGCCTGATTGTGGCAATGGTGTCCCGCAAGCCGTTAGCAGCAGACTGAGCATTAACAGCATCAGTCTGTGCCTGTTCAATTTCACGCTGCGCATTAGTCGATATCGCATTGATCGCTTCCTGTCGGCGCCGTTCTTCATGGCGCTCATCAGATTGTCGTTTCTCCAGCGCTTTAGCGTCTGCTATGTCCCGCTGGTCCCACTTGTGTTGCCACGCAGCATTGGCATCATTCCGGCCGGCGGTATATCGCCAGTGCGAGAATCCCCAGATCAAAAAAGCCACCAGCGTTATTAGTGCCAGTGGCTTCCAGTATTTTTTTAGTAATGCCGTAACGATTGCGCTCATACCAGCACCCGCCGCGCCAAATCAAAACGCTCACGCCTGTCGGCCAGACCGTTCCGCCCGCCGTTAATAACCAGCGTCACGCGCTCAACGTCGGCGCCATATCTCCCGAGCCGTTTTGAATTCCAGAACCAGCCCGCCGACCGCATCGCGTTGCTGTCCTCCTCCAGACGTTCCGGTGATGTGACTAAATCCAGTTTCAGCCCAGCACCGCACGTCCGGTAATTATCCAGACCTGTGATCTGAATCAGCCCGCGCCCGCGGTATCTCCAGCCGTCTCCCACGCTCTTATTCCCAAGGCGCCCGGAGTAGACCAGATTTGCTATTGCCGCCTGCCGATTCGGCGGCACAGTCGATTCACCACTCTGGCGCCCCAGCATTGCGATTTGTTCATTACTCAGACGATGCCCGAACGTCGCACGTAAACCCGGCTGGCTATAGTTGAATGACTCAAGAACGCGAGTAAATCCAGCTGACTCATGCCCGACTTGGGCGATAAATTGCGCCCGCGCCACAGCATCATCAATGTCGAACTCGTTGAATGTCGCTATCAGATGCGAAAACCAGCGCGTAGCTAACCCGGCGCTGATATTAGCCGCCTTCTGAAATTGATCTTGTGTCATATGATTTATGCCTGCGGGTCGCCAGTCTTGTTGCCAATTGCGCGGCGGAGAATAGAACTGATGTAGTCAATGCCGAGGAAACCGATAAACACACTCCCTATCGATGCCCATGACGAATCCCAACCGAGAGCCGCCAGCCCATCATTAATGTAATAGGCCACCAGCGAACACATGGCGGCATCAAGAAGACGACGAGACCAACTATTTTGACCGACATATGCGCCGCGCAGCAGAGCCATCAGCGCCGCTGCGGCTGAATAGCCAGCCTCCTCTTTGTGGGCGGTAAACCACGCGGTAAACCACGCAATAAATTGCGCCCACAGGTCGGGGTTTTTGTCTGGCATTTTCATGATCCTTACCTCCCGAATGGTCGGCGCTGTGTGTGATTAACGGAAAAGAAAAAGCCCGCAGCAGAGGGCTTGTCAGAATTATTTTGGATTTTCCACTCAAAGTATAAAGTAAAACGCTTTACATTAAGTATAAAGTGTTTTACTTTATATCCATTGAAGCGACACATACAACTACCGGAGATAAATCATGAAAAAGTTCCTTGAAATCGTAGGTAATGCATCAACTTCTGTTGAATTAAAGGGCCGTTATATCGGGCATAACGTTAATGCTGTCGCGTATGTGGACGGTGATAACATCACTATTCAACTTGAATCCAACGGCTCCCGCGTTCGCGGAGTTTCGGCGATAACGATGAGCAAGGAAGAGTATGAAGATTTTCGTCAACCTCAGTCGCGTAAACTGTTTGTTCGTGGTATAGAGATGTTCGGTGCAGAAGTTCGTCTGTAAGGAAAGAACAGAGTGACTCTGCTTGCTTTCATCGATAAATATTTTGCGGGCAATCAAGCTGAATTCGCGCGATACCTTGGCGTAAAACCGCAGCAAGTTACGCAATGGATTGATAAGGGCTTTATTGTTGTAGACGATACGCTTTACAGTCCGCGACGCAAAATATCTAAGTAAGCCTCCTCCTCACTGCCGTGCAGGCAGCTTTTCACAAATGAGGATGCTTTATGAGAATCGCAAATCACATCACCCCGGCTTTAATCGGCTGGGCAAATCCTTCTTTCCGTAAGCTTTCCAGTTGGCTCGATGTGTACGAGTCAATAATCAGAGCTAAGCCGTTTGACTCAAAGACCCTGAGCAACAAATTGACAATTCTGCGCACTATAAACCAGTTGCTCGGGAAAATTCCGGTACGCAACATAACTCCGCAGAATGCCGTATCAGTTATCGATTTCTACATTGCACAACATAAAAATCGAACGGCACAGATAGCTCACTTTATGCTAACCGACATTTTTCGGGAAGCGGAATATAACGGCTGGGTATACAAAAACCCGGTCACGTCAGTGCTAAAACCGGAGGCTCTTGTCAGGCGAGAAAAGCTCACTCTCGACGAATGGCGAAGCATCTATAACGCCGCACTGTGTGTCTGCCCGTCCTATTTTCATCACGCCATGCGCATCGCATTAGTCACGGCGCAACGCCGGCGGGATATTTCTGATATGACTCGCGCTCAGGTGTTTGATGAGCATCTACACATCCAGCAGCAAAAAACTGGGGCGAAGATAGCAATACCGATCACCCTTACTCTCGAAATTGCGGACATGCAACTCAGTGACGTTCTCAGTGACTGCACGGGCAATAATCATGTGCTGTATTCCCGGAGGATATCTCCCCATTCGCTCACAACGTGGTTTCAGATTGCGCGTGATACTGCCTACGGCGCCGAGCACTGGACGGGCTCGCCACCAACGTTTCATGAACAACGCTCATTAGCTGAACGCCTATACCGCGATCAGGGAATAGATACGCGTCGGCTACTGGGTCACAAATACCAGCGTACAACTGATCGATATAACAACGATTATGGTAAAGAGTGGCGACGGCTGATTATCTAAGTAAATAAAAAACCCGCACTGATGGCGGGTTTCATATTACGCAAATAGCACAACCATTACGCGGCGGCCAATTCCAGACGTTTACCCAGCGCGGATAGTGCTTTCTGTATCGTGTCAATCTTCGTCGCGTGATGCAGATCGAGAATTCGCGTTACTTCCTGCGGCCGAGTACCGATCAACCGCGCAAGGTCAGCGTTTGATACACCCTGCTGAACCACAGCGTTCAGCAGCAGGACTTTAGCGGCTACGCTGGCCGGCACTTCCACGAACACCTCGCCAGTCGATGACGGTGTTGGGATTTCACGCCGATCCTCAAAGTAAAAGTCCAGCGCTGTAACCAGAGCATCCTGCGCCATTGTTAACGCCTCCTCCCTGGTGTCGCCGCCGGTCATGGCTTCAGGGATATCGGGGAATAGTACCGCCCACCCTGTTTCATCGCTATCGAACGTTACCGGATATTGCATATTTATTCAGTGAATCTCCGCGAGTACCAGCCAGCCCCGAAGGGCTGGCCTTTATTTCAATCCGAGTTGCTTAAGAATCGCTTTCCTAAGCGGCTCCGGTATCTCTTTACCCGGATGCCTCGGCATTATCGTCTGCCTGCCGTTGAGGAAAATTTTAAGGTGATTCGTTCCATCCCTAAATTCTGCCCCTTGAGCTGCAAGCCAACGCCTGAACTCGCTTTGCTTCACTGCCTCCTCCTGTCTGTTTAACCTGAGATAAGTATAAACATTTTTGTTTATGCGTTCAAGAGGATTTATAAACTTTTTTGCTTACAAAAAAACCCGCACTATGGCGGGTTTCTGTAATTCTGTCGCTTCTTGATACAGCTTCGCTAAAGCGTACTACAATTATGCAATTTAAAAACTTGTTTGCAACTATTTTTCGCTAGTTTCTGCATCCTCGCTGCATAATTCGTCAAATAGAGTGAAATAGACAGCAGAATTGAACAATTCTATGCACCAGCGAACTCGATCAACACACTGCTTTTCTGTCAGAAATGGGGCGTGCTTGTAGTTCAGCCAGCGAGCCATAGCAGCAATAGATTTATTCCAAGTGTAGTAATCACGGCCAATCTCATAGACCGGACTGTCTTTGCTAAATGACTGGAGAATCATTCGTTCCATGAATGCCGCTTCCTCTTCGTCACCAGCATTACCAATCAGATCCCCCAGCGTTCTTTTAGGCCAAAGAATTTTTTTAGCCATAATGAGTAACGTATCTCCCTGATACCCGATTTCACGTAGACCAGCTAATACAGTCGTTATTTTTTCCTGCTGCTCACAACTCCAGCCAGTCATTAATTGCGGCCACATTCCGCCGCCAGAAAGATGCTCTGTACCGCTACCACCATAAAATGATCCCCAGTGATTCAGGAGTGACCGAACCCAACGGTTCTGTGATGGCTTCAACCTGCGATATTTTCCCAGATACGAACGCCGCGGAGCGTGCGCCAATACTTGCCATGACTTATCTTGAACGGTTTTCAAGCGGCCTCCTGATGACGGGCACGTCGCCGCTCAAGCGCGCGGGCCTTGCGGGTGAAAATGGATTTGATGCGTTTGAAAAATTCGATATCGAATTTTCTCGGGGTATTGTTGCAGTTCAGGGCTTCAACTCTCTCCGGTCCGATCCGTTCGATCAGCCCGGACTCGAATTCCTTTTGCGCACCAGCCCGATCGCGATTACAGCGAACACACTGGCAGGCCGCATTATTAAGGTTGAACGCCAACCATGGCCGGGCGCCTCGGGTTAGGAAGTGCCCGCAGTCCATCGTTCCGCCGAGTTTCTGCACCGGCAGAGCGCCGCAACTGATGCAGGGTTTCCCTGCGTCGCGTAGGCGCACGTATCGGTTAAACGCCGCCTGTGCTTCTCGCTTCCAATCGTTGCGGGTTTTCAACGCCACTTTGCGCGCCCTGGTACGCTGTCGCTCAGCCCTCTCCTCTTCCTGCCGTTTCTTTTTTTCCTGCTGCCGCGCGCGCTGGCGGGCCTTTTCCGTCTGTATCTTCCCGTACGCCGACGCACAGGCGTAAGAGCAAACGATCTGACCGTCCCGCGACGGATGGAACCACTGACCGCATGATTTGCATTTGCGCCGGGGTAATTTAGCCATGCTGCTCACCCCAACGTTTCGCCCACTCTATTTCCAGCTTGGATTTTTCGCTGAATTTCACATTCTGCTGAGTGCCGAACCAGTAAATCGCCTCAATAACCTCCACCATCTGGCGAACACTCATTTTGCTGGTACGCTGACCGAACATCACAACCCCACCATCCAGGCCGGGTGCCATGCGTTGCTCTTGCTTTTTAGACTTCGCCACCATCGCGGTGATCAGGTCTTTCCAATCGTCGGTGTCGTATTTATTGCCGAACCAAACTACCTGGTCAGAAAGATCTTTCAGGAGCGGCCACATCTTCCGGTTTTGTTCCGCCGTTCGTCCCGGCTCTTTAATGTCCACTACCAGTGGGCGTTTTTGGTCAACTGGCAATTGGCGAATAAAATTAATGGCGTTTTGCTTGACGCTTTCGCTTGCGAGATGGAATTGCTGTTTCATGCGCCACCCCGCAGGATGAGCGCTGAATACAAGAAATCGCTGGCGTCGTTAAACGTCAGTCGATGGGGATTTTCGGTGTAAGTATGCGCCATTGGTTTCTCTCCAGTGGCGCAGCAGGTGCCGGTTGTTCAGGCCAGCTAAGAAAGTTTATCAGGGGAGCAAACGCGATATCCAGCTTTTTCCAGCATCTGTGTGAATAGTGAGATATTTCCAATAATTTCATCAGGTTGTAGCGGCATGAATGACACCAAATCGCCATTCCTGTACATCAGTGCACGCTCACAGTCAGGAAATTCCATAAACTTCGCTACCACTGTTTTATCGCGGCAGCGAATGACTGCATATCCCGTGGCAGGTAATTTTTCTTGTACTTTGGCCACTTAGTCCCTCACAAAATACTGTTCATGCATACAGTGTATTATTGCCTGAGATATTTCTGAATGTAAAATAAAAAAGGCCCATACGGGCCAAATAATTAGGCGGCTTGTTGTTTTTTAACGCACATTTCCGGCA comes from Brenneria nigrifluens DSM 30175 = ATCC 13028 and encodes:
- a CDS encoding recombination protein NinG, whose translation is MAKLPRRKCKSCGQWFHPSRDGQIVCSYACASAYGKIQTEKARQRARQQEKKKRQEEERAERQRTRARKVALKTRNDWKREAQAAFNRYVRLRDAGKPCISCGALPVQKLGGTMDCGHFLTRGARPWLAFNLNNAACQCVRCNRDRAGAQKEFESGLIERIGPERVEALNCNNTPRKFDIEFFKRIKSIFTRKARALERRRARHQEAA
- a CDS encoding glycoside hydrolase family 19 protein, with amino-acid sequence MTQDQFQKAANISAGLATRWFSHLIATFNEFDIDDAVARAQFIAQVGHESAGFTRVLESFNYSQPGLRATFGHRLSNEQIAMLGRQSGESTVPPNRQAAIANLVYSGRLGNKSVGDGWRYRGRGLIQITGLDNYRTCGAGLKLDLVTSPERLEEDSNAMRSAGWFWNSKRLGRYGADVERVTLVINGGRNGLADRRERFDLARRVLV
- a CDS encoding terminase small subunit, with translation MAKPDWGKLQQRFLSEHADTGVSPKDWCEAQGLNYATARRYIKKPYLQTAQKTARKKLRTAQKEKCAKKTIPQIKNQIDSSCPKIENSDAEWMLNPDEYGLNDMQARFVNEYLKDLNRVAAYKRAGYKCEGQQAYVAASILYRNFKVSRAIRDALDARERRTQITQDDVLKMWWEIATADANQITELRRLCCRHCWGFGFQYQWQDAVEFEEARLKALESKKREPLDNGGYGFDAQLDPNPECPRCNGMGVSRSYFHDTRDLRGAARRLYAGVKEGKFGLEVITRNQDDALKMVAQHLGMLKNRTELTGADGGPINQVNYTPEDYAKAQQALEKNLPDLD
- the terL gene encoding phage terminase large subunit: MANLLEWEDLDFPARVALKSKSEKSFLNFTRLWFEVLQGERMMVNWHHRLMSSKIDELINGKLRPRNLIVNIPPGGTKTEFFSVHLPAYINTLVQIKRLRRFRNLNISFADTLVKRNSRRTRDIIASREYQELWPCGFGVNQAEEWEVIDTKRRSVGQTVSRSSGGQITGGRAGYPGPDFSGFVCLDDYNKPEDMFSASRRDNANRMLVNTIRSRRGDKSKDHPTPFVSIQQRLHTEDATGFMLSGGMGVDFHHVTIPALVSEEYIDSLPEPWRAMCWFSVKDTESVVVGGVRYWSYWPVNEYVGDLMRLWESDEYTFLSQYMQRPRALTGNLIDTDWFKRYTHLPQLTHRAVYVDTNSGKVEDYNDYTVFSLVGMGVDGNLYLIDSVRGKWDPEDLLSKAIELWEKWKPFNRKKPAPLRHMGIEDKQAGQGLITTLKKRKSIPVLEIPRGAGQNKLIRCLNVVPQMKTGKVFIPALMTDDGQRIDQIYYEDGTVAAKTDWVMPALAECADFSADDSHKNDDILDTFMDAIDIELISGAGAGWGWV
- a CDS encoding DUF2514 family protein, with protein sequence MSAIVTALLKKYWKPLALITLVAFLIWGFSHWRYTAGRNDANAAWQHKWDQRDIADAKALEKRQSDERHEERRRQEAINAISTNAQREIEQAQTDAVNAQSAANGLRDTIATIRRQLAASETGRISATAATGATKASTAILLADVLQRADDRAGELAAYADRARVAGLTCERAYDAITGDGNVRP
- a CDS encoding tyrosine-type recombinase/integrase, whose product is MRIANHITPALIGWANPSFRKLSSWLDVYESIIRAKPFDSKTLSNKLTILRTINQLLGKIPVRNITPQNAVSVIDFYIAQHKNRTAQIAHFMLTDIFREAEYNGWVYKNPVTSVLKPEALVRREKLTLDEWRSIYNAALCVCPSYFHHAMRIALVTAQRRRDISDMTRAQVFDEHLHIQQQKTGAKIAIPITLTLEIADMQLSDVLSDCTGNNHVLYSRRISPHSLTTWFQIARDTAYGAEHWTGSPPTFHEQRSLAERLYRDQGIDTRRLLGHKYQRTTDRYNNDYGKEWRRLII
- a CDS encoding type II toxin-antitoxin system HicB family antitoxin — translated: MQYPVTFDSDETGWAVLFPDIPEAMTGGDTREEALTMAQDALVTALDFYFEDRREIPTPSSTGEVFVEVPASVAAKVLLLNAVVQQGVSNADLARLIGTRPQEVTRILDLHHATKIDTIQKALSALGKRLELAAA
- a CDS encoding type II toxin-antitoxin system HicA family toxin, whose product is MKQSEFRRWLAAQGAEFRDGTNHLKIFLNGRQTIMPRHPGKEIPEPLRKAILKQLGLK
- a CDS encoding phage holin, lambda family, yielding MKMPDKNPDLWAQFIAWFTAWFTAHKEEAGYSAAAALMALLRGAYVGQNSWSRRLLDAAMCSLVAYYINDGLAALGWDSSWASIGSVFIGFLGIDYISSILRRAIGNKTGDPQA
- a CDS encoding DUF1133 family protein; this translates as MKTVQDKSWQVLAHAPRRSYLGKYRRLKPSQNRWVRSLLNHWGSFYGGSGTEHLSGGGMWPQLMTGWSCEQQEKITTVLAGLREIGYQGDTLLIMAKKILWPKRTLGDLIGNAGDEEEAAFMERMILQSFSKDSPVYEIGRDYYTWNKSIAAMARWLNYKHAPFLTEKQCVDRVRWCIELFNSAVYFTLFDELCSEDAETSEK
- a CDS encoding recombination protein NinB → MKQQFHLASESVKQNAINFIRQLPVDQKRPLVVDIKEPGRTAEQNRKMWPLLKDLSDQVVWFGNKYDTDDWKDLITAMVAKSKKQEQRMAPGLDGGVVMFGQRTSKMSVRQMVEVIEAIYWFGTQQNVKFSEKSKLEIEWAKRWGEQHG